Proteins from a single region of Nocardioides oleivorans:
- a CDS encoding type IV toxin-antitoxin system AbiEi family antitoxin domain-containing protein produces the protein MDAQLRALIGKHGVFTRKEALALGYHDRAIALLVRTGAWVRVRRGAYVFGDAWVDLSSNQRYAVLCRAAVRQARAEVVLSHSSSGNEYGCPMWEADLKSVHMTRSDERAGRAEAGIVQHRGKVEDDDVVERNGLSVMSGTRTALELTTILDVEHALVEIDHLLHNGHTTLEKLHDRYEKMAYWPRTLTTDLVLRLADGRSESVGETRSRYLCWTQHLPAPIPNYPIVDQHGREIARVDLAWPSRGVFLEFDGKEKYLKHRREGESIVDCVLREKKRESLICELMDWRCVRIVWADLYRPDEVATRIRRLFRDAPAA, from the coding sequence ATGGATGCTCAGCTCCGTGCCCTCATCGGCAAGCACGGCGTGTTCACGCGCAAGGAAGCGCTCGCGCTCGGCTACCACGACCGAGCGATCGCGCTTCTGGTCCGCACGGGGGCGTGGGTGCGCGTACGACGCGGCGCCTATGTGTTCGGTGACGCCTGGGTCGACCTGAGCAGCAACCAGAGGTACGCCGTGCTGTGCCGCGCAGCGGTCCGGCAGGCGCGCGCCGAGGTCGTGCTGAGCCACTCCAGCTCGGGCAACGAGTACGGATGTCCGATGTGGGAGGCGGACCTGAAGTCGGTCCACATGACCCGGTCGGACGAGCGGGCCGGGCGCGCCGAAGCAGGGATCGTCCAGCACCGGGGCAAGGTCGAGGACGACGACGTGGTCGAGCGCAACGGCCTCAGCGTCATGAGCGGCACTCGCACGGCCCTCGAGCTGACGACGATCCTCGACGTGGAGCACGCACTCGTCGAGATCGACCACCTGCTCCACAACGGCCACACCACACTGGAGAAGCTCCACGACCGGTACGAGAAGATGGCGTACTGGCCCCGAACGCTCACGACCGATCTCGTCCTTCGACTTGCGGACGGTCGATCGGAGTCTGTGGGTGAGACCCGGTCCCGCTATCTCTGCTGGACGCAACACCTGCCTGCGCCGATCCCGAACTATCCGATCGTCGACCAGCACGGCAGGGAGATCGCCCGCGTCGATCTCGCGTGGCCGTCGCGCGGCGTCTTCCTGGAGTTCGACGGGAAGGAGAAGTACCTCAAGCACAGGCGCGAGGGCGAGTCGATCGTCGACTGCGTCCTCCGCGAGAAGAAGCGTGAGTCGCTCATCTGCGAGCTCATGGACTGGCGGTGCGTCCGCATCGTCTGGGCTGACCTCTATCGACCCGACGAAGTCGCCACGAGGATCCGCAGGCTCTTCCGGGACGCGCCGGCCGCCTGA
- a CDS encoding Lrp/AsnC family transcriptional regulator, producing the protein MSSPEVESKDRQILSLLASDGRMSFTDLGKATDLSTSAVHQRVKRLEQRGLITGYGATVDHDQLGRPLTAFISITPIDPSQPDDYPDRLVGIPEIESCWSVAGEESYILKIRVATPRDLEDLLARIRGAAGVSTRTTIVLSTPYENRPIA; encoded by the coding sequence GTGAGTTCTCCCGAGGTCGAGTCCAAGGACCGGCAGATCCTGTCCCTCCTGGCCTCGGACGGCCGGATGTCCTTCACCGACCTCGGCAAGGCGACCGACCTGTCGACCTCGGCGGTGCACCAGCGGGTCAAGCGGCTCGAGCAGCGCGGCCTGATCACCGGCTACGGAGCGACCGTCGACCACGACCAGCTCGGCCGACCGCTCACCGCCTTCATCTCCATCACGCCGATCGACCCCTCCCAGCCCGACGACTACCCCGACCGGCTGGTCGGCATCCCGGAGATCGAGTCGTGCTGGTCGGTGGCCGGCGAGGAGTCGTACATCCTCAAGATCCGCGTCGCCACCCCCCGCGACCTCGAGGACCTCCTCGCCCGGATCCGCGGCGCCGCCGGCGTCTCCACCCGGACCACGATCGTCCTCTCGACGCCCTACGAGAACCGCCCCATCGCCTGA